The following proteins are co-located in the Desulfovibrio intestinalis genome:
- a CDS encoding O-acetylhomoserine aminocarboxypropyltransferase/cysteine synthase family protein, which produces MKTESLCLHAGYEPQNGEPRVVPITQSTTFRYESTAAVARLFDLEDAGFFYTRLGNPTVDAVERKIAALEGGVGALCTSSGQAASMLALLNIAQSGDHVVSASSIYGGTFNLFAVTLKKLGIEFTFVDQNASDAELEKAFRPNTRAVFGETLTNPSMDVLDIERFARLAHRHRLPLLVDSTFATPVLCRPFEYGADIVIHSTTKYMDGHALQMGGVIVDSGNFDWTSGKFPEFTEPDPSYHGLVYTTAFGKAAYIVKARVQLMRDMGCCQSPQGAFYINQGLETLPLRMERHCRNAEKAASFLQEHSKVASVNYPRLPDNANKALADKYLPDGCSGVISFSLKGGREAGVRFIDSLKMISLEVHVADIRTCVLHPASSTHRQLTDEQLHDAGITPGTIRLSVGLEHIDDILADLAQALEQA; this is translated from the coding sequence ATGAAAACGGAATCTCTTTGTCTGCACGCTGGGTATGAGCCCCAAAACGGTGAACCCCGCGTTGTGCCCATCACCCAGAGCACCACATTCAGATACGAATCCACGGCGGCCGTGGCGAGGCTTTTTGATCTTGAGGACGCAGGATTTTTCTATACCCGGTTGGGTAACCCCACTGTGGATGCTGTGGAACGCAAGATTGCCGCCCTTGAGGGCGGGGTAGGGGCTTTGTGTACCTCTTCCGGCCAGGCCGCCAGCATGCTCGCCCTGCTCAATATCGCGCAGAGCGGCGACCACGTTGTCAGCGCTTCCAGTATCTACGGCGGCACATTCAATCTTTTTGCCGTCACCCTGAAAAAACTCGGCATTGAATTTACCTTTGTAGACCAGAATGCCTCTGATGCGGAACTGGAAAAAGCCTTCAGACCCAATACCCGCGCTGTTTTTGGCGAAACTCTGACCAATCCGTCTATGGATGTGCTGGATATCGAGCGCTTTGCCCGGCTGGCGCACAGGCATCGCCTTCCGCTGCTTGTGGATAGCACCTTTGCCACGCCCGTGCTGTGCCGTCCTTTTGAGTATGGGGCAGACATCGTTATCCATTCCACCACCAAGTATATGGACGGCCATGCCCTGCAAATGGGCGGCGTTATTGTTGACAGCGGAAATTTTGACTGGACCAGCGGAAAGTTCCCCGAATTTACCGAACCCGATCCCTCATACCACGGCCTTGTTTACACCACGGCCTTTGGCAAAGCGGCCTATATCGTCAAGGCCCGGGTGCAGCTCATGCGTGATATGGGCTGCTGCCAAAGCCCACAGGGCGCTTTTTACATCAATCAGGGGCTTGAAACCCTGCCGTTGCGGATGGAGCGCCACTGCCGCAATGCAGAAAAGGCCGCTTCCTTTCTTCAGGAACACAGCAAGGTGGCTTCAGTTAACTACCCACGCCTGCCCGATAACGCCAACAAGGCTCTGGCCGACAAATATCTGCCCGATGGGTGCAGCGGCGTCATTTCTTTTTCATTGAAGGGCGGACGTGAGGCTGGGGTGCGCTTTATTGACAGCCTGAAAATGATTTCTCTTGAAGTACATGTGGCTGACATTCGTACCTGCGTTCTGCACCCGGCCAGTTCAACGCACCGCCAGTTGACCGATGAGCAACTGCATGACGCGGGCATTACCCCCGGCACTATCCGTTTGTCTGTGGGGCTTGAGCATATCGACGACATTCTTGCTGATCTTGCCCAGGCTCTTGAGCAGGCATAG
- a CDS encoding putative sulfate exporter family transporter, giving the protein MASPKAAFNEDKVALLIGCLVFVLALGKMVGLDMMGWVVRVGMWVDNPLTAWKAATWKWLPGWGSLLLSYAIITAMMAVGIKLIKGNVANFVRGFTIIFFMAIACYTIGANAYIAANPTQLAKQGIPWALGLSTEAGLIVALVVGILVGNITPKFAESLREACRPELFVKIAIVIMGAELGVKAADAAGFAGHIIFRGLCAIVEAYLLYWCVVYYVARKYFKFNKEWAAPLASGISICGVSAAIATGGAIRARPVVPIMVSSLVVVFTCIEMLILPFVAQQFLSTEPLVAGAWMGLAVKSDGGAIASGAITESLILAKMAGQGINWEPGWIVMVTTTVKIFIDVFIGVWALVLAYVWTAKFDKTRGERTMTWGDVMDRFPRFVLGYIGTFLILLFMCLSSPELHKLGKSLSGTINGFRVLFFLMTFFTIGVVSNFRKLREEGIGRLAVVYVVCLFGFIIWVGLFISYAFFHGMTPPVIGG; this is encoded by the coding sequence ATGGCATCACCAAAGGCAGCATTTAACGAAGACAAAGTTGCCCTGCTTATCGGCTGCCTTGTCTTCGTTTTAGCGCTCGGAAAAATGGTTGGCCTGGACATGATGGGCTGGGTCGTGCGTGTTGGCATGTGGGTTGATAACCCGCTTACCGCCTGGAAGGCCGCAACCTGGAAGTGGCTGCCCGGCTGGGGTTCGCTGCTGCTGAGCTACGCCATTATCACAGCCATGATGGCCGTGGGCATCAAGCTTATTAAAGGCAATGTAGCCAACTTTGTGCGTGGCTTCACCATCATCTTCTTCATGGCCATCGCCTGCTACACTATCGGCGCCAACGCCTACATCGCGGCCAACCCCACGCAGCTTGCCAAACAGGGCATTCCGTGGGCGCTGGGCCTTAGCACCGAAGCCGGGCTTATCGTGGCTCTTGTTGTTGGTATTCTTGTGGGCAACATTACCCCCAAGTTTGCCGAGAGCCTGCGTGAAGCCTGCCGGCCCGAACTTTTTGTTAAAATCGCCATTGTTATCATGGGCGCCGAACTGGGCGTGAAAGCCGCTGATGCCGCCGGTTTTGCCGGTCACATCATTTTCCGCGGTCTCTGCGCCATTGTTGAAGCTTACCTGCTGTACTGGTGCGTGGTTTACTACGTTGCCCGTAAGTACTTCAAGTTCAACAAAGAATGGGCTGCTCCTCTTGCTTCTGGTATCTCCATCTGCGGCGTTTCCGCGGCTATTGCCACCGGCGGCGCCATCCGCGCCCGGCCTGTGGTGCCCATCATGGTTTCTTCGCTGGTCGTGGTATTCACCTGCATCGAAATGCTGATTCTGCCTTTCGTGGCGCAGCAGTTCCTTTCCACCGAGCCCCTTGTGGCCGGTGCCTGGATGGGCCTTGCCGTTAAGTCTGACGGCGGCGCCATCGCCAGCGGTGCCATCACCGAATCTCTCATTCTGGCCAAAATGGCCGGTCAGGGCATCAACTGGGAGCCGGGCTGGATCGTGATGGTTACCACCACCGTCAAGATCTTCATTGACGTGTTCATCGGCGTGTGGGCTCTTGTGCTCGCTTACGTCTGGACCGCCAAGTTCGACAAGACCCGTGGCGAACGCACCATGACCTGGGGCGACGTTATGGACCGCTTCCCCCGCTTCGTGCTGGGTTACATCGGCACCTTCCTGATCCTGCTGTTCATGTGCCTCTCTTCGCCCGAACTGCACAAGCTCGGCAAGAGCCTGTCCGGCACCATCAACGGCTTCCGCGTGCTGTTCTTCCTCATGACCTTCTTCACCATTGGTGTAGTGTCCAACTTCCGCAAGCTGCGCGAAGAAGGCATTGGTCGTCTGGCTGTTGTGTACGTGGTGTGCCTGTTTGGCTTCATCATCTGGGTGGGCCTGTTCATTTCCTATGCCTTCTTCCACGGCATGACCCCGCCTGTTATTGGCGGCTAG
- a CDS encoding 2-thiouracil desulfurase family protein, whose amino-acid sequence MSQTRYIVSACLAGIACRYDGRANTCPEVQQLVAEGRAIPACPEFLGGLGMPRPPCEIVQGKVVNSNGQDVTQHFLLGAQAATEFAIQQGCTAAILKSRSPSCGYGQIYDGTFGGVLVKGDGIWAALLRQAGIALYSEENLPEDLD is encoded by the coding sequence GTGTCGCAGACACGCTACATTGTCAGCGCCTGCCTGGCTGGTATTGCCTGCCGGTATGATGGCCGTGCTAATACCTGCCCCGAGGTGCAGCAACTGGTTGCAGAGGGCAGGGCAATTCCGGCTTGCCCGGAATTTCTTGGCGGCCTGGGGATGCCCAGACCACCCTGCGAGATTGTGCAGGGCAAAGTTGTTAACTCCAATGGGCAAGACGTGACACAGCACTTCTTGCTAGGAGCACAGGCTGCCACTGAATTTGCCATACAGCAGGGCTGCACGGCGGCCATACTGAAAAGCCGTTCCCCCTCATGCGGTTACGGGCAAATCTATGACGGCACCTTTGGTGGCGTTCTTGTGAAGGGGGACGGCATATGGGCTGCACTGCTGCGGCAGGCAGGAATTGCTCTGTATAGTGAAGAAAATTTGCCTGAGGATCTGGACTAG
- a CDS encoding hydrogenase small subunit, producing the protein MRIAVGLGKEGGDDRLEHLERQGISRRDFMKFCTAVAVAMGMGPAFASEVAAALTGRRPSVVYLHAAECTGCSEALLRTYQPFIDTLILDTISLDYHETIMAAAGEAAEDALHAAVNSPEGFVCIVEGAIPTAMDGKYGYIAGHTMYDICKDILPKAKAVVSVGTCACYGGIQAAKPNPTGAKGVNDCYGDIGIKSINVPGCPPNPVNMVGALVAFLKGQKIELDELGRPVMFFGQSVHDLCERRKHFDAGEFAPSFNSEEARKGWCLYDVGCKGPETYNNCPKVLFNETNWPVAAGHPCIGCSEPNFWDDMTPFYQN; encoded by the coding sequence ATGCGTATTGCCGTGGGTCTGGGCAAAGAAGGCGGAGACGATCGTTTGGAGCATTTGGAGCGCCAAGGCATCAGCCGCCGCGATTTCATGAAATTCTGCACAGCCGTGGCCGTGGCCATGGGCATGGGACCGGCTTTCGCCTCTGAGGTGGCCGCCGCCCTTACCGGGCGCCGCCCGTCGGTTGTGTACCTGCACGCCGCCGAGTGCACGGGCTGTTCTGAAGCGCTGTTGCGCACCTATCAGCCCTTCATTGACACTCTCATTCTCGACACCATTTCTCTCGACTATCACGAAACCATCATGGCCGCTGCTGGCGAAGCCGCTGAAGACGCCCTTCATGCCGCTGTCAACAGCCCCGAGGGTTTTGTCTGCATTGTCGAAGGCGCCATTCCCACCGCCATGGACGGCAAGTACGGCTACATCGCCGGCCACACCATGTATGACATCTGCAAAGACATTCTGCCCAAGGCCAAGGCTGTGGTCAGTGTGGGCACCTGTGCCTGCTACGGCGGCATTCAGGCTGCCAAGCCCAACCCCACCGGCGCCAAGGGCGTCAATGACTGCTACGGCGACATTGGCATCAAGTCCATCAATGTGCCTGGCTGCCCCCCCAACCCCGTCAACATGGTTGGAGCCCTTGTGGCCTTTTTGAAGGGCCAGAAGATCGAGCTCGACGAATTGGGCCGTCCCGTCATGTTCTTTGGTCAGAGCGTGCACGACCTTTGCGAACGCCGCAAACATTTTGACGCTGGCGAGTTTGCGCCTTCCTTCAATTCTGAAGAAGCGCGCAAGGGCTGGTGCCTGTATGATGTGGGCTGCAAAGGACCAGAAACGTACAACAACTGCCCCAAGGTTCTCTTTAACGAGACCAACTGGCCTGTTGCTGCTGGACATCCTTGCATTGGTTGCAGTGAGCCCAATTTCTGGGACGATATGACGCCGTTCTACCAGAACTAG
- a CDS encoding nickel-dependent hydrogenase large subunit, translated as MSQVTKTPQSNYTGPIVVDPLTRIEGHLRIEVEVEGGKIKEARSCGTLFRGLETILKGRDPRDAQHFTQRTCGVCTYTHALASTRCLEDAINKPIPANATYIRNLVLGNQFMHDHLVHFYHLHALDFVDVTSALQADPAKAAKLASSISPRKATTEDFAAVQAKLKTFVNSGQLGPFTNAYFLGGHQGYYMDPEANLVCTAHYLQALRAQVEIAKGMAVFGAKNPHTQFTVAGGVTCYEALTPARIKEFRDLYTKGRAFIEEVYIPDLLLVASYYKDWANIGGTNNFMAFGEFPAPGGERDLNSRWYKPGVIYDRKVGSVQPFDPSKIDEQVRHSWYEGDARTPYNGETNPHFTFMGDTDKYSWNKAPRYDNHVMETGPLAQMLVAYGHNHKTIKPTIDAVLGKLNLGPEALFSTLGRTAARGIQTLVIAQQMENWINDYENNIVKDKQIVEDYAVPTSGRGVGFLDAPRGGLSHWMTIKDSKIDNFQLVVPTTWNLGPRDDKGQPSAAEAALVGTPVADPKRPVEILRTIHSFDPCIACSVHVIDGETNEVNEFKVL; from the coding sequence ATGAGCCAAGTTACCAAAACGCCCCAGAGCAATTACACCGGCCCCATTGTGGTGGACCCGCTGACCCGCATCGAAGGGCACCTGCGCATTGAAGTTGAAGTTGAAGGCGGCAAGATCAAGGAAGCCCGCAGCTGCGGTACACTTTTCCGTGGTCTTGAAACCATTCTCAAAGGGCGCGATCCTCGCGATGCGCAGCACTTCACCCAGCGTACCTGCGGCGTCTGCACCTACACGCACGCTCTGGCCTCCACACGCTGCCTTGAAGACGCCATCAACAAGCCCATTCCTGCCAACGCCACCTATATCCGCAACCTTGTGCTGGGCAACCAGTTCATGCATGACCATCTGGTACATTTCTACCACCTGCATGCTCTGGACTTTGTGGATGTGACCAGCGCGCTGCAGGCCGACCCGGCCAAGGCCGCCAAGCTGGCGTCTTCCATTTCGCCCCGCAAGGCGACCACTGAAGACTTCGCCGCGGTGCAGGCCAAGCTGAAAACGTTTGTGAACAGCGGCCAGCTCGGCCCCTTCACAAATGCCTACTTCCTTGGCGGACATCAGGGTTACTACATGGACCCCGAAGCCAACCTCGTGTGCACGGCTCACTATCTGCAAGCTTTGCGCGCACAGGTTGAAATTGCCAAGGGCATGGCCGTATTTGGCGCCAAAAATCCCCACACCCAGTTCACTGTGGCTGGCGGCGTGACCTGCTACGAAGCCCTTACGCCTGCGCGTATCAAAGAATTCCGCGACCTTTACACCAAGGGCCGCGCGTTCATTGAAGAGGTCTACATTCCTGACCTGCTGCTTGTGGCCAGCTACTATAAGGATTGGGCCAATATCGGTGGCACCAACAACTTCATGGCTTTCGGCGAATTCCCCGCTCCTGGTGGCGAACGCGACCTCAACAGCCGTTGGTACAAGCCCGGCGTCATCTATGACCGCAAGGTCGGTTCCGTGCAGCCCTTTGATCCCAGCAAGATCGACGAACAGGTTCGTCACAGCTGGTACGAAGGCGACGCCCGTACGCCTTATAACGGCGAAACCAACCCGCACTTCACCTTCATGGGCGACACGGACAAATACTCCTGGAACAAGGCCCCGCGCTATGACAACCATGTCATGGAAACCGGTCCTCTTGCCCAGATGCTTGTGGCCTATGGTCACAACCACAAGACCATCAAGCCCACCATTGACGCTGTGCTTGGCAAGCTGAACCTTGGCCCTGAAGCTCTGTTCTCCACCTTGGGCCGCACCGCTGCCCGCGGCATTCAGACCCTGGTGATTGCCCAGCAGATGGAAAACTGGATCAACGACTACGAAAACAACATCGTCAAAGACAAGCAGATTGTTGAAGACTACGCCGTGCCGACTTCTGGCCGTGGCGTTGGCTTCCTTGACGCCCCCCGTGGCGGCCTGTCCCACTGGATGACCATCAAGGACAGCAAGATCGACAACTTCCAGCTTGTGGTGCCCACCACCTGGAACCTGGGACCGCGGGACGACAAGGGTCAGCCCAGTGCCGCTGAAGCCGCCCTTGTGGGTACGCCTGTGGCCGATCCCAAGCGCCCGGTGGAAATCCTGCGCACCATCCACTCCTTTGACCCCTGCATCGCCTGCTCGGTGCACGTCATTGACGGCGAAACCAACGAAGTCAATGAATTCAAAGTACTGTAG
- a CDS encoding HyaD/HybD family hydrogenase maturation endopeptidase, producing MSMQNVLILGVGNILLTDEGFGVRAVEYLEAHYRWPDNVTLMDGGTNGLMLMSNLMDCDFLVVLDVVLGPKEPGTIYRLEGENLRQSLSFRDSMHQTDLLDTLVTCELAGHRPNAVVFGIQPYDYKSMEIELTPELQAKLPEFCEKVVAELARQDICAEKI from the coding sequence ATGAGCATGCAGAACGTACTTATCCTTGGGGTAGGCAATATCCTGTTGACCGACGAGGGCTTTGGCGTGCGCGCCGTAGAATATCTTGAGGCGCACTATCGCTGGCCTGACAATGTGACCCTTATGGATGGCGGCACTAACGGCCTTATGCTCATGAGCAATTTGATGGACTGCGATTTTCTGGTAGTGCTCGATGTCGTGCTTGGCCCCAAGGAACCAGGCACCATCTACAGGCTTGAAGGCGAAAATTTACGCCAGAGCCTGAGCTTCAGAGATTCAATGCACCAGACAGACTTGCTGGATACCCTTGTGACCTGCGAACTGGCAGGTCATCGCCCCAATGCTGTGGTTTTCGGCATACAGCCTTACGACTACAAGAGCATGGAGATAGAGCTCACCCCCGAACTTCAAGCCAAGTTGCCTGAATTTTGCGAAAAGGTTGTGGCAGAGCTGGCCCGACAGGACATTTGCGCTGAAAAAATCTGA
- a CDS encoding bacteriocin-type signal sequence, whose translation MENSNEVKLHEEIEKMEYEPLDPVEMKLIKGGIGLGIFLLVVLFLVSKFVMTTH comes from the coding sequence ATGGAAAATAGCAATGAAGTAAAACTCCACGAAGAAATTGAAAAAATGGAGTATGAGCCCCTGGACCCCGTTGAAATGAAGCTCATTAAAGGGGGCATAGGTCTCGGTATCTTTTTGCTGGTGGTTCTGTTCCTCGTCAGCAAGTTTGTCATGACGACGCACTAG
- the nikA gene encoding nickel ABC transporter substrate-binding protein, with protein MSNPGVTSQPFGRCVCCCFLTVFLALYTFSPALAANSWSKDTLVYAWSSNVGPLNPHAYGANKMFAQALVYEPLVQYGEGGKIIPWLAESWQISSDGKVYTFTLRDNVLFSDGTPFTADAVVKNFDAVRKNIKRHDWLATADMIDSYRALDARTFELTLKQPYAAALQELTLVRPLRFLSPAAMPHDGNTGEGIKAPIGTGPWILAESRKGEFDHFVRNDNYWGEKPRMRQLVIKVIPDAETRAVALETDEVDLIATAIADHGSAGVNPDAYAALSKDPAYSTSQSAPRNTRLLAMNTALFPTNELAVRQAIVRGIDRQAILKGVLLDQEAPAEELLAKDIPFCDVALKPYPHSLDEAAAILDKAGWKLKPGEKYRTRDGKTLRLDLKFIANENIMRSIAEVVQSNLAGIGMDVQLMGEEPNAFGASQTGGGFNMIFCESNGAPYDPFSYVAAMRVAGHADFQAQRGLPQKKELDTAITKALATTDAKELQALFTTILTMLHNEAVYVPVSRTIDKALFKKKNIQDFSFSPVSYELPLGRVARP; from the coding sequence ATGAGTAACCCAGGTGTAACTTCTCAGCCATTTGGCCGCTGCGTCTGCTGCTGTTTTCTTACGGTATTTCTAGCACTGTATACTTTTTCGCCAGCTCTGGCGGCAAACAGTTGGAGCAAAGACACACTGGTCTACGCCTGGAGCAGTAATGTGGGACCACTGAACCCGCATGCCTACGGAGCAAACAAAATGTTTGCACAGGCTTTGGTTTATGAGCCACTTGTGCAGTATGGCGAAGGCGGTAAAATCATTCCCTGGCTGGCTGAAAGCTGGCAGATATCTTCTGATGGCAAGGTGTATACCTTTACACTGCGGGACAACGTGCTTTTTTCTGACGGTACGCCCTTTACCGCTGATGCTGTTGTTAAAAATTTTGATGCTGTGCGCAAAAACATCAAGCGTCACGACTGGCTTGCCACGGCTGATATGATTGATTCCTATCGTGCCCTGGACGCCCGCACCTTTGAGCTGACCCTCAAACAGCCTTACGCAGCGGCGCTTCAGGAACTCACCCTGGTGCGTCCCCTGCGTTTTCTGTCGCCTGCTGCCATGCCGCACGATGGCAATACTGGTGAAGGCATCAAGGCCCCCATCGGCACCGGCCCCTGGATTCTGGCAGAAAGCCGTAAGGGAGAGTTTGACCATTTTGTGCGCAACGATAATTACTGGGGCGAAAAGCCCCGCATGCGCCAGCTTGTTATCAAGGTTATTCCTGACGCGGAAACACGGGCCGTGGCCCTTGAAACCGACGAGGTGGACCTGATCGCCACAGCCATTGCCGATCATGGTTCTGCAGGAGTGAACCCGGACGCCTACGCAGCCCTTTCAAAAGACCCTGCCTACTCCACCAGCCAGTCCGCCCCCCGCAACACCCGCCTGCTGGCAATGAATACCGCGCTCTTTCCTACAAACGAGCTGGCGGTACGACAGGCAATTGTGCGCGGCATAGACCGCCAGGCCATTCTCAAGGGCGTACTGCTTGACCAGGAGGCACCGGCTGAAGAGTTGCTGGCCAAGGATATTCCGTTCTGCGACGTGGCGCTGAAACCCTACCCGCATTCGCTTGATGAAGCCGCCGCCATTTTGGACAAAGCTGGCTGGAAGCTCAAACCCGGCGAAAAATACCGTACCAGAGACGGCAAGACACTACGCCTGGATCTCAAGTTTATTGCCAATGAAAACATCATGCGGTCCATAGCCGAAGTGGTACAGAGCAATCTGGCAGGCATTGGCATGGACGTGCAGTTGATGGGCGAAGAGCCCAACGCCTTTGGCGCTTCACAAACAGGCGGCGGATTTAACATGATTTTCTGCGAATCCAACGGCGCGCCGTACGACCCCTTCTCGTATGTGGCAGCCATGCGCGTGGCGGGGCACGCAGATTTTCAGGCACAGCGCGGCCTGCCTCAAAAAAAGGAACTGGACACAGCCATCACCAAAGCTCTTGCCACAACAGACGCAAAAGAGCTGCAGGCCCTCTTTACCACCATTCTGACCATGCTGCACAACGAGGCGGTCTACGTTCCCGTAAGCCGCACTATCGACAAAGCGCTATTCAAAAAGAAGAATATACAGGATTTTTCCTTCAGTCCTGTATCGTACGAATTGCCTCTGGGCCGTGTTGCACGGCCATAG